TACTAGCTCATTTGATCCGTTTATTTATATAGGTATATGAGCTTCTGTCTGATGCAATTCGCCATTGCGTCCATGTTTTCTTACTCTGGGACAAGTTACGAAATCTTTGCCCGTGTTCatctcgattttaaaattcttaattaatttgtacaaagtgggtttttatcttatacaCTCGCCGGAGAGCCACATTGACAGGAGTCTCAACGCTCCCAGTCTCTTCTTTGACTTCAATGGTTTCCTTTTCAAATAATTCGACTCACCCAAGCTCACCGAATGATAATCTTGATGGCAGTAGCGCCTTTTGCAGCTTTTCAATGTTGTTGTGGTTGATGGTCTCGTTCCATAAATGGCTTATGAGACTGGACATAAAAACGTGCCCGCTCAACTAAAAATATCTAAGAAATAACCATTGCATTTCATCATTCCATTCAACTGCTCTTGCATCTGCGAATTCAGAGTTTTTGCGAGTTCTGGAAGGAGAGTAATCCTACACAGAAGTTTTGAGTCTTTCAGTTTGTTTCGTGAAAACGATCGAACAGGGCCAAAATGATCGCTGCTACCTGACGTGATAGGGTGAGAAGAAGTCGTGTACGCGTGCTCGGTTCTTTGAGAATCTTTGGGGTTGATTTACAAAATCGAGCAAATGTGCCTTCTTCTTATCTGCTGAGGTGATGCACTCTTCTGTCGCTTCCACTAATTGTTCTTCAATGGGGTGAATTGTTCTTTCATTTATTCCCATGTAGGGCCAGTTTATGTGCCATGTCACTCACGACAATGTTGCTTGGTGTTTCATTGCTCCGTGTTGACCTTTCATACCTTGCATTTTCACCTCTCAAGAGGAATTTATGTCCGTAGACAACTTGGTGAGGACAACTTGTCGATAACCAACTATGTGGGCTGCAATGCCACTTATGAGAACCAGGTCCGTAAGAGAAGAAGAGAATAAACCGGGAGAACACGTCTTTACTGTATCAGCATCATAAGACAACTAACTTTATTTCCCCATAATATAAACTACATGTGGTCAAGTAATTACATAGATCCATCATCTTGACAGCTGCGGTTCAAAGACTACTTCAAGGAATACTTCGGCTGTTGCCGACAAACTACCTAAACCACCTagataaaacaataatggaaatatatactttttatatactttttacACATACATATCCATataagaaatctttttctaacaccatgaatatttttcatatattattatattacatTTAAAGCATATCACTGTGCCACATAATGTCACAAGTTACATTTTCAGCCTGCTCATGAGTTCGATATACATCTGAGGTATCTGATTGGTTGTCGACAACAGGAGCCTTCGCACACACATTACCCATTGCCTTGGAAAGGTTTTATTATTACCAGCCGCATGTTTTGCTGTGATATATCCAATTCCATAACTTTATTGTTCCTTAATGTTATATAACATCATCGGTAGAAGAAAAACAATGAAGCAATACACagtacaaaaatatataatatacatgtatattttgaaaatggttaaTTGTCATAGTTTCTCTTATTGGTACTCAATGGGGATTTGGAATTTCATATCATTCTGCGAGTAAACAGGTTGCCTGTCTATTGAGGCTCATCTTTCTCCATCGGCAGCACCTTTCCCATGACCAGCTTCAAGGAAATTCCAGAAAACGCAATCACTTAGCGTGTAGGGGTTCCTATTTTGGAATATGCTCGGCTTTAACGATGTTTCCATCGGCCAGCTCATTCCGATATCTCGCATCCAATACCGGATTGTTTACAGTTGTAGCTACATAACTGACTGGTTTCAGATGAGCGCATTCAAATGAATGATTATTTGAGATGGCAGCTGCATGCTTTGCATCCCTACAGCTCCTAAATTcacagaaaattcagaaatctgTGTATCGGATTTGAATGTCCAATCGTTGATGTAAAAACAGCATATATCCCCTGCCTTTTGTCGCCGCAAACTGCTGTGTGGTGATGTCGCTCATTGATCTTGCTTGCCGCCGcatgtttattttcttataCACGGTAACGACAAAACCTTTTTACAATGAGAACATTTCtccattttctttcttttgcTTGTAATGTTGCACAGCTATTTGTCTTGCATTGTCGTCCTTCTCTTACAGGAGAAACAACAGGTTGAGAACATTTCTCCATATGTTTAGCGAGTCGTTTTCGGTCGTGTGCTTTATGATCGCAGTAGTAGCGACGATAGTGGGATCACGCCATACAGTTCTGATGACACGTAACgctatataatcttgaaatgaaaaataaagaaatatttagGTCTATTTAATGTTAAAATGCACTCACGATTGAGCAGAACTAGATGTGGCATCTACAGTGTCCCTACGACTCCCTGATTGGTTAGTCCATGAAGACTCTTTTCTTAATCTCTGGTATCAAACAGTTGCATCCATTGTTTGGTTGTACGCAGTAACAACATGAGGGCGGTTCACTCTTTTTTCGACTGGTCATAACGTTGCACAAATGTTACTGGGAAAGGACCTAAATAGTTTGAAGTCGTTGTGACTATTTACTCTATGTATTGCTGAGTTCGCGCGATTTGTTACTCACTTCATACGTCAACCTTATACATGTTAATACTGTACTGGAAATAAATTCTATATCATTTGTATCTACAACATTGTGTTGTTTGTGATCTATCTTGGCGCGCCCGATTGTAGTTTTCTACAATTTCCGTTCATTTTGATCactttatcagatttattgAATCCATATCCGTTCCCGTGACAGTGCAGCCAAAATGAGAGCATTATCGTCAGAATTACactacagtcaacccctgatataccgccctcccatcatcttcacctgtcaagggattcgaacccactacgctaaagctgttcgccgaaccccttgacctcacgagtcgttggagtcgttacttgccgaccagaatccggtcgtaccaatcacagcgcttgtaacaaaccgacagtagacttctgttggttttcccgttaaatggaccaatcagcgaacgttttactgaacaaggaagttttcgcaaatcgatatatgacgtcacgcgcaagagcgccagtaatgaaatcacgcttcgtgaggccagggggctggtggaagcgagttcgggagtgatacctgacccctggcaatcgaggatgccctcccatataccgccgccccgcctaccgccaggttttctcaatgtacatctcaattcaaataaatagtaaaacacccacgatataccgccataatcgttctgcaccgatgtgggcggtacGTCTGGGGTTgactattataaattgaagataggctaaacaaaaatgataccttgtttctccgcagcggccgggtcatttttgtaaaatatgataaaatttataaacagttcatttctatagcgaccaggtctgttatggtaaaattgatcacgattttaaaaaaagtaatgtatagggtagataggcggccggccgggtcaacatttaagctcagcagagcggagaaacaaggtatcaatttttttggccTAAACAAATATTGTTTAAATTAGATACGATACGACGTTTGGGTTACTTGTTATCTCTTTAGGTCACTTCCATCGATTCCACTGAAcgataaatataaaatatcaatttcgaAGGGAACACGGACGGCAAATGCTCGGTTAATGCATTGAGGATTTGAGTGAAGAAAAGCCTACCCGTTCCAAGGCGCGATGAGATtaattttgaagttttgatCCTGAAGAAGGATTTTTACACACGAGATTAGCGGTAGCATTCCGAAATTTAGCGTTCGTCACGCAgtagatgaaaaaattaccaCACGAATCTATAACTGTCAGCAACAACGAAACCTTACGAAACGCCATCTTTGTTTCATACGACACCGGGTACTTTATTTCTGATAAAGCCATTACACGATCTAGACTGCCCGGCATTTCGCAGATAAAAAAGAATATCACGACAGTCGATACCATTTTGAGAATCTGTTTGTCTTGTTGATTATCTCTTTGGAACAATAATGCCACCGATTGTGAATGAATATTTATCcgaaatgatgtatttatttttgatatttcggTCCATAATCGCGAGCTGTCTATTATTGTATAGACGTATTGACCAGACCTTAGACAGGGCCATCTCCACAGAGATGGAATCCGTTCCGGTACGACAAATTGCCAGAACAAACCGAAGCTGATCAGCGCTAGGActgataaaaaaattatcacaGTTCGCGTTCTAAGGATGTTTTGGTGATTGAACGGAAATTGGACGGCGAGTAGTCGCTCTAAACTGACCAGAATCACCGTCCAGTTGCGTAACAACTGCAGCGGAAAATAAAACGGCAGCGCTATGTACATGATACGCTTGCCAAACGTCCAATCGTCGAACCGGAAAACAAAGTCACCTATTGTCGAATATACGTACAAAACGCGAACTGGGTACATCAAAAACATGTCTAACGAGAAAAGCAAATCAAAGATAGCTAGAATATTGATACCGCGATAAGAATCTGGTCTTTTGAGACGATGGAGTACGATTGATGTGATGATGTTGACGACGATTGCCGTGAAGCAGACCGGACCGATAACGCACACGTAAAGATAGAAACTGAATTGCGTGTACCACATTACCGGCGGTATATCCGCTTGAGAACACGCGCTGCTGCTGATATTCATCTCGGTTAACGTCTCTCGATGATCTCCGCACTAATTTGCTCGTAGGCAGCATATTTTTAACGGAACCAATTACAGATGAAGCGAGTTAAAATGAACTTAAAAACGAAGCTTTGAATTACAAATATGGTCGATAATTGAAATGCGagaattttactttttttatGCGTCTAATtggtaaaaacatgatctaaTAAGGTATGTGTGACTAAATTACTACACCATTTCATTAGACAGTGCCTCGTGTGTGTCGGATTGGTGTTGCAGGGTTggtctctccctctctttaAATGGTGCCAAAGTGTTCGCAAGTCACTCCTGATTCTTTCTATGGCACAATACCGTTGTTTTTCGAAGTTCAATGGTAGACGTTTCTAAATTCATGTTTTTTAGCCGACAATTTGCATGTTTGAAAACTAATCGCGGCTGAAAGTTGTTGCTGTTGTAGTTAGCGTCATGTTTGTCCATCCATACATCCTTTGAAGGGTCATTCGAGCTGTACCAAAATCCACAGCAACTGAACGAATGCTTTATTTCCTCCACGAACTTTTGTTACATCGCTCTTTTGAATGTCGTCTGCTGGTGCACAACGATTCGTTTTTCGCTCATATTTTCGTGGCATCtggaaatttgaagaaaaaaaacattttaataaCGGACATTTGGTATAATACGGTAGCTACAATGACAAATTTCAgaacatttttttcgaaataatcaTAAGTTATTTTGGCCACTATAAAAACTGTTGATAGCAGCTAGTCGATAGCCTAATAATCCAAAACAGTCGAAGGGAGAGTTGGGACACCGTGCGGGGAGGTTGGGCAATGGACCATCTAGTCCACCTTTGAGTTTGCCAACACTCACAAAACCCGCCACTTTTATCAATTCCAAAAATGTCTGACATTATTTCAccataagaatttcaaaaaagcTTTGATGAAAAAGACGACTTTTACACCTTTCTCATTAGAACAAGTGGCGATATTTTACAGTTTTCCATTTTGCAATTAGAACTCGGTTTTTACTTTCTTCTGGACCTTATACTATCTTATCTCAACTCTCTTCGTGGCCAAACTCTCCCAAGCCTCCTCTATGCCGAACTTAGTTCAACATGTTGTTTGAGTGAAACAGAGGTCAGATTCTAAATCCATAGATCCAGTTGCACCGATTCACATATACATAACCAGTATTATGATGACTACATATGAtttgatataatatatatgaCAAAGacattgataataatttttgCGCTACTAACATTGTGTGACAAATTGACTCTAACTCGCCACGGACAACAGTGGTTGGTTACGGCTGAATTAGATAATCATTACAGGACAGAAGCTAATGAAAGCTAGCGGCAACATCCCTCGGGGGAGATGCGTCTATAGGGCACAATCTCGCTAACATTTGCGGCAATATTCGAGATCGTTGAAGATGAACAGGACAGCCGGTCCCATTGGACGACCGTACAGCTCTTACACGGTACTGCGCAGTATCGTCAACGCGCCGGTCAACGTCAGGCTGTCGTTGTTGATAATCGGCCCGGTCATCTATTCAACCGCTGTTTTCGGCAACGTGGCCGCATTTCTAATCATGATCAGCGAGAAATTCCGACAACATTCGTACGCTAATTACCTGTCGACGTTAGCGGTCACCGATCTGGGAACGGCTACATTCTTGTTACTGATGCCGGAGATAAACTATTTCCTGACCGAGTCAGCCGCCGGTGCCGGTATCAAGCACTGGTTCCTGTTGAGGAATCTGACGCAATGCGTCGTGTACGAATACTCCTATAACCTGATCGCGGGTATGAGCACGTGTCTAGTGGTTGCTATAGCGATTGAAAGGTTCATTGTTGTAACGTTCCCGTTCGCTGCTAAGACGCTGTGTACCCCGCGCTCAGCTCGTCTAGTCATTAGCGGCTTGTTTCTGTTCAACTCGCTGTTCTCTCTGTTCGCGTCTCTGATCATAAGATTCTCGCCCAGTCTCGGCTGCTATGATAGAACGCCCTACCTCAGCGCCATGCGCACTATTCTATCTATAGTTTTACGCACGGTGGTTACGTATATTCTGGTGTCCGTATTCAACGTGCTTATAGTCTATCGTTTGGTTAAGGGACGCGATTTCGGCCACGGTTCGTCGAAAAATGCGAAAACCAACCGCACCACGTTGATTCTGATGCTGGTGTGCGCGGTATTCTTGTTAACCCACCTCCCTAGTGCCGTCAACTCGATCATGTTCAGAATTGTCGGTAAAAAGAACATGCCCTCGTCGACGATATCCCGCATTCTTTTCCCGATGATCAGGAGCGTAaatttttcctgtaatttctatatttatctGTTCGGTAAAGAGGTTCGCGAAACGTTCTGCGACGCGTTCCGGCGAACCGGGAAGAGAAAGTAAGAATATGCGACAAGATAAAgtttttcaacaaaagaagTCCTAGAAGGATCCGAACAAAAATATCTCGACAGGAAGGAAAAAACCTTCAATTCCGTTGATAGAATCGTTTGAATGACGTCACCGGCGGCACACGCCATTTGGACAAAACAATACACTCACAATAAATGCATTCATGTAGTTTATCATTGCTGGAAGTCTAATTCTGTTTAATCCTATAATTTCTTGTTGTTTCTCTGACACATGTAAATCTCTGTGAGTAtgaatgaaatacaaacataCTTAGCAGAAATCAactattcatttttaataaacTTTGGACTGATTTTAGGCTACCTTCGTCAGACGAGTCATGAAAAAGCACTGATACTTCTCCACACAGTTCATACGGTACACAAACTGAAAATGGATTTACTCAGAAAATTATGATTTGAAATGTAGAGGGAATCTAAGAGCTGTACCTGGGTAAGCGGCCTTGCGTTGTGGATCCAAGACGTGTCTTGCAGTATGAGGTTGGTACGGTCTAATACGGTACAATACATTTCCCAGATTGTCTAAACCacaaaatctatatttttttaatcaaaaatcGGTGGACCAAAAATTAACTCGTACAATCCAAATCGCATTACAAATTGCGTTTATCGTAAAAGCTATCGATTGAATGCGAAACCTTTAGAAATCTGACCGACGCGTGTAAACGATTCCCTAACTCAATTAGGCGGTTATATTTCACTATTCAAAAGTTTAAAATAACGGCCGCCCGTCTGCATTGTAATGCTATCAAGAAACATCGAATAAAAGTTTATTAAATCAAATTGTTGcatcaatgaaaataatgcgGATGCCTCCGGTGGAAATAGTGGTCTGAATAGATTTCAACCGCTAACACCTCGCTGGCCCAAAAACAGCCCCGATCCTAGGTCGctcgtaaccctaaccctacaGGAATCTAACCTGTGACCCCCACAGTATGCCAGTCGACCAGACTGACcactaaacctaaccctagctcgtaaccctaaccctagcacgGCTCGAACCTGCGACCGCCAGCATGCCAGCCTAGCACGCTAACCACTAGGCTACCGAACTTAGGTGATTGAATTCGTTTGTAAATATGACTTTCTTGTCAGCGTGGTGCGCAGTCAGGTGCGGTCGACACGTTCACCAATGGTACCTTCCCATATTCTTTAATTGCAAGACTTTTTATCAGGAATATTATAGGAAATCGTACAAATTCAAGTGATCTATTATTAAGGGGTTTATTGcagaatttctatatgaaattcgAAGTTAAATATGAAGACTTTTGTGTATCCCTgaaggggcgttgaatataaTGTGCACTTTCATTGCGCCTGGAAGATAAGCCTTTTGCCAGACTACGAATGGATATATATCATTTTGACGTTAAAAGAGAATATTAATGGTGATGAGATTAGCTTACAATATGGAGTTATGCATATTACTGATAGACCTACGTGTGGTGTAGTGTTAATCtgtatagtgaaatattatcGCGTAGGCGACGTCAGAATTCGCGATTCAACTAGACGTCATTTTTAACATCAAAATATCTAGCAGAATCAAAGCGCTTAACAATGATAgcagaaaaacaaatttctaACGTTTATGGGGGGAAATTCCTATCTGCCGCTCTCTCAAACAACTTGCATGATGTTACCATTTTCAttctgtaggactagtaggaCCAGCGATTCCCACAGTACGTTAGTGACTTTAAATGGTTCCAACAACTAATGCGGTTTATCATTCTCAGTTGATAAGAATGAAGCGACGTATAAAGGAGTCCGTGGAGATcaacaaaaaacaacaactTTCGGCTTTTTCCCGTTCCTATCGAAGCCCAGAATTGAAATGCGTTGCGTTGAAAATGACATCGATCATTATGAGACATGCCACGACCATGCAGCGTACGTGAATCGGTAGGCGCTGCAGGTTGACGAGAGATTAATAATATAGATTTATCACTCTGTAATCCGATACAGACTttaaaattcatgaatattaCAGGCATGGTTCTTAAATCAGTATTATATCACGTATTGTGAGATAGAGAATCAGGTAAGCACTGGGTTTATCTCTCCTGTTATAAGGGTAAGCGTTCGTTACATGTAAAAtgaatctagtttatacgacCATGTTACCACGAAGCCGATCTCATCAACCCAATTATGGATAATTTTTCCAATTCTCGTGGTCGGTCAGGCGTGCAGGAAAAACGGATCGGAAAAGCATGTGGAACAAGATGCT
This genomic interval from Tubulanus polymorphus chromosome 8, tnTubPoly1.2, whole genome shotgun sequence contains the following:
- the LOC141909980 gene encoding G-protein coupled receptor daf-37-like, whose translation is MNRTAGPIGRPYSSYTVLRSIVNAPVNVRLSLLIIGPVIYSTAVFGNVAAFLIMISEKFRQHSYANYLSTLAVTDLGTATFLLLMPEINYFLTESAAGAGIKHWFLLRNLTQCVVYEYSYNLIAGMSTCLVVAIAIERFIVVTFPFAAKTLCTPRSARLVISGLFLFNSLFSLFASLIIRFSPSLGCYDRTPYLSAMRTILSIVLRTVVTYILVSVFNVLIVYRLVKGRDFGHGSSKNAKTNRTTLILMLVCAVFLLTHLPSAVNSIMFRIVGKKNMPSSTISRILFPMIRSVNFSCNFYIYLFGKEVRETFCDAFRRTGKRK